Proteins found in one Actinokineospora alba genomic segment:
- the guaA gene encoding glutamine-hydrolyzing GMP synthase encodes MTDTRPVLVVDFGAQYAQLIARRVREAQVYSEVVPHTATVDEMLAKNPAAIVLSGGPSSVYAEGAPKVDPALFEAGVPVFGICYGFQAMAGALGGTVEHTGTREFGRTDLNATGGELHDDLPARHPVWMSHGDCVTKAPEGFTVTASSEGAPVAAFENVERRFAGVQYHPEVAHSPHGQEVLRRFLHDIAGVRPQWTTSSIVEEQVARIREQVGDGKAICGLSGGVDSAVAAALVHRAIGDRLTCVFVDHGLLRAGERAQVERDYVTATGVRLVTVDARERFLDALAGVTDPEEKRKIIGREFIRVFEQAELDLQAEAGGDKYRFLVQGTLYPDVVESGGGAGAANIKSHHNVGGLPDDLDFELVEPLRALFKDEVRRVGLELGLPETIVHRQPFPGPGLGIRIIGEVNATNLEILRSADAIAREELTAAGLDRDIWQCPVVLLADVRSVGVQGDGRTYGHPVVLRPVSSEDAMTADWTRLPYDVLERVSTRITNEVAEVNRVVLDVTSKPPGTIEWE; translated from the coding sequence ATGACTGACACCCGACCCGTTCTGGTGGTCGACTTCGGCGCGCAGTACGCGCAGCTGATCGCCCGCCGGGTCCGCGAGGCCCAGGTCTACTCCGAGGTCGTCCCGCACACCGCGACCGTCGACGAGATGCTCGCGAAGAACCCCGCCGCCATCGTCCTGTCCGGCGGCCCGTCGAGCGTCTACGCCGAGGGCGCCCCCAAGGTCGACCCGGCCCTGTTCGAGGCGGGCGTCCCCGTCTTCGGCATCTGCTACGGCTTCCAGGCCATGGCGGGCGCGCTCGGCGGCACCGTCGAGCACACCGGCACCCGCGAGTTCGGCCGCACCGACCTCAACGCGACCGGCGGTGAACTCCATGACGACCTGCCCGCGCGCCACCCGGTGTGGATGAGCCACGGCGACTGCGTGACCAAGGCCCCCGAGGGCTTCACCGTCACCGCGTCCTCCGAGGGCGCCCCCGTGGCCGCGTTCGAGAACGTCGAGCGCCGCTTCGCGGGCGTGCAGTACCACCCGGAGGTCGCGCACTCCCCGCACGGCCAAGAGGTTCTTCGCCGCTTCCTGCACGACATCGCCGGTGTCCGTCCACAGTGGACGACGTCGTCGATCGTCGAGGAGCAGGTCGCGCGCATCCGCGAGCAGGTCGGCGACGGCAAGGCGATCTGCGGCCTGTCCGGCGGCGTGGACTCCGCGGTCGCCGCGGCCCTGGTCCACCGCGCCATCGGCGACCGGCTGACCTGCGTCTTCGTCGACCACGGTCTGCTTCGCGCGGGGGAGCGCGCCCAGGTCGAGCGCGACTACGTCACCGCGACCGGCGTCCGGCTGGTCACGGTCGACGCCCGCGAGCGCTTCCTCGACGCGCTGGCCGGGGTCACCGACCCCGAGGAGAAGCGCAAGATCATCGGCCGCGAGTTCATCCGGGTCTTTGAGCAGGCCGAGCTCGACCTGCAGGCCGAGGCGGGCGGCGACAAGTACCGCTTCCTGGTCCAGGGCACCCTCTACCCCGACGTCGTCGAGTCCGGCGGCGGCGCGGGCGCGGCCAACATCAAGAGCCACCACAACGTCGGCGGCCTGCCCGACGACCTCGACTTCGAGCTGGTCGAGCCGCTGCGCGCGCTGTTCAAGGACGAGGTCCGCCGGGTCGGACTCGAGCTGGGCCTGCCCGAGACGATCGTGCACCGCCAGCCGTTCCCCGGGCCGGGCCTGGGCATCCGGATCATCGGCGAGGTCAACGCCACGAACCTGGAGATCCTGCGGTCGGCCGACGCGATCGCCCGCGAGGAACTCACCGCCGCCGGTCTCGACCGCGACATCTGGCAGTGCCCGGTCGTGCTGCTCGCCGACGTCCGCAGCGTCGGCGTCCAGGGCGACGGGCGCACCTACGGCCACCCGGTCGTGCTGCGCCCGGTGTCGAGCGAGGACGCGATGACCGCCGACTGGACGCGCCTGCCCTACGACGTCCTGGAGCGCGTGTCGACCCGCATCACCAACGAGGTTGCCGAGGTCAACCGGGTCGTGCTCGACGTGACGAGCAAGCCGCCGGGCACCATCGAGTGGGAGTAG
- a CDS encoding LysR family transcriptional regulator, with translation MLDVRRMQVLRAVVTSGSVTAAATNLGYTPSAISQQIAALEKQAGLALLERVGRGVQPTAAGRLLTEHAATISQNLAEAETALADLRDGRTGRLAIRYFATAGAALVPPALAKLRRDHPGVQVDLKLIDPESPLPEVESGRADLAIVVHPRQGPLRGGVRLIHLLDDPYRAVLPRGHRLASKRVLDLVDLADEPWIGNEWPAGPCLQVMFDACAAAGFSPNLVVESEDYTTAQGFVAAGLGISVIPQMGLGSRHPGVVVRKLRRPEPIRAIHAAVRESSMSQPALRDLIEALREAAESR, from the coding sequence ATGCTTGATGTCCGACGGATGCAGGTCCTGCGCGCGGTGGTCACCAGCGGGTCGGTCACCGCCGCGGCCACGAATCTGGGCTACACGCCCTCGGCGATCAGCCAGCAGATCGCCGCCCTGGAGAAGCAGGCCGGGCTGGCCCTGCTCGAACGGGTCGGCCGCGGCGTGCAGCCCACGGCCGCGGGCAGGCTGCTCACCGAGCACGCGGCGACCATCAGCCAGAACCTGGCCGAAGCCGAGACAGCCCTGGCCGACCTCCGCGACGGCCGCACCGGGCGGCTGGCCATCCGCTACTTCGCCACCGCCGGCGCCGCGCTCGTGCCGCCCGCACTGGCCAAGCTGCGCCGAGACCACCCGGGCGTGCAGGTCGACCTCAAGCTGATCGACCCGGAGAGCCCGCTGCCCGAGGTCGAGTCCGGCCGCGCGGACCTCGCGATCGTCGTGCATCCGCGGCAAGGCCCGCTACGCGGCGGCGTCCGGCTCATCCACCTGCTCGACGACCCGTACCGGGCCGTCCTCCCACGGGGGCACCGGCTCGCGAGCAAACGCGTCCTGGACCTCGTCGACCTCGCCGACGAGCCGTGGATCGGCAACGAGTGGCCCGCGGGCCCGTGCCTGCAGGTGATGTTCGACGCCTGCGCCGCCGCGGGTTTCAGCCCGAACCTCGTGGTCGAGAGCGAGGACTACACAACCGCCCAGGGCTTCGTCGCCGCCGGTCTGGGCATCAGCGTGATCCCGCAGATGGGACTGGGCAGCAGGCACCCCGGGGTGGTGGTGCGCAAGCTGCGCCGACCCGAGCCGATCCGGGCGATCCACGCCGCCGTGCGCGAGTCGTCGATGAGCCAGCCCGCCCTGCGCGATCTGATCGAGGCGCTGCGGGAAGCCGCCGAGTCGCGCTGA
- a CDS encoding XRE family transcriptional regulator, which translates to MSDSAFATALREAIRARGISMERIRDRLRERGTPVSVATLSYWQSGRSQPERQSSLVAVGHLEQVLELDAGALISLLGAPRPRGRAATREVIGFGELWPEPLNNVLTDVDTSWDTRLSRVSLHDRVEIGPDRTERTQSIRQVLRAEEDGVDRWVGIFEVDEPGTPLPVTRAVWNCRIGTVSVDLEAGLSVTELVFPKPLARGETILTEHALDNPPPQPQSVMYERRCRLPVKELLLEIRFDPSALPSKCVHYTVVDGHERPRVLTLDAEGSVHALANDFGPGRFGIRWEWD; encoded by the coding sequence GTGAGTGACTCCGCCTTCGCCACCGCCCTTCGTGAGGCGATCCGGGCTCGCGGAATCAGCATGGAGCGGATCCGCGACCGGCTGCGGGAGCGCGGCACGCCGGTCAGCGTCGCCACCCTGAGCTACTGGCAGTCCGGCCGCAGCCAGCCCGAACGCCAGTCGTCCCTCGTCGCTGTCGGACACCTAGAGCAGGTCTTGGAGCTGGACGCGGGCGCGCTTATCAGCTTGTTGGGGGCGCCCAGGCCCCGCGGCCGTGCGGCCACCCGGGAGGTGATCGGCTTCGGCGAGCTGTGGCCCGAGCCGCTGAACAACGTGCTGACCGACGTCGACACGAGCTGGGACACCCGGCTGAGCCGGGTCAGCCTGCACGACCGCGTCGAGATCGGCCCGGACCGCACCGAACGCACCCAGTCGATCCGCCAGGTGCTGCGCGCCGAGGAGGACGGCGTCGACCGGTGGGTGGGGATCTTCGAGGTCGACGAGCCCGGCACCCCGCTCCCGGTGACGCGCGCGGTCTGGAACTGCCGGATCGGCACGGTCAGCGTCGATCTCGAAGCGGGCCTGAGCGTCACCGAACTGGTCTTCCCCAAACCGCTCGCGCGCGGGGAGACGATCCTTACCGAGCACGCGCTCGACAACCCGCCACCGCAGCCGCAGTCGGTCATGTACGAACGCCGGTGCAGGCTGCCGGTGAAGGAACTGCTGCTGGAGATCCGGTTCGATCCGTCGGCGCTGCCCAGCAAGTGCGTGCACTACACGGTGGTCGACGGCCACGAACGCCCCCGCGTCCTGACGTTGGACGCCGAGGGGTCCGTGCACGCCCTGGCCAACGACTTCGGCCCCGGCCGCTTCGGCATCCGCTGGGAGTGGGACTAA
- a CDS encoding serine/threonine-protein kinase, with protein sequence MSDEGRLVAGRYRLVERIGSGAMGVVWRAVDERLSRSVAVKKLLLPPGLPPEEADEAVARCLREGRIAARLHHPNAIAVFDVVDEDGVPCLIMEYLPSVSLAIALSDDGPMNPVEVARIGSQVAAALAAAHAAGIVHRDIKPGNILLGDDGSVKITDFGISRATDDVTVTKTGLIAGTPAYLAPEVAIGREPSAASDVFSLGSTLYAAAEGEPPFGLSENTLGLLHAVASGKVKEPKQSGALTGVLMALLASEVEDRPSAGRARDLLATVARGEEPNLPKLAAAEPDVATRLVVATGPTGEREQPEPTGKSAKPLVFASAAVTVALALGAWMVLNNRGAADQINDGPTRLNNVPSSTVTVTSFVEPELTSVKPPVKVNPTPTSTSAKDSSSVTPTTTTTTAPSNPTSTSDTVTPSSNPTTTTTTTSSEPVAVTTTR encoded by the coding sequence ATGAGCGACGAGGGCCGGCTGGTCGCCGGGCGCTACCGGCTGGTCGAACGCATCGGCAGCGGCGCCATGGGCGTGGTCTGGCGGGCCGTCGACGAGCGGCTGAGCCGCTCGGTCGCGGTCAAGAAGCTGCTGCTGCCGCCCGGCCTGCCGCCCGAGGAAGCCGATGAGGCCGTCGCGCGCTGTCTGCGCGAGGGACGCATCGCCGCGCGCCTGCACCACCCGAACGCCATCGCGGTGTTCGACGTGGTCGACGAGGACGGCGTGCCCTGCCTGATCATGGAGTACCTGCCGTCGGTCAGCCTGGCCATCGCGCTGTCCGACGACGGGCCGATGAACCCGGTCGAGGTCGCCCGGATCGGCAGCCAGGTCGCGGCCGCGCTCGCCGCCGCGCACGCCGCCGGCATCGTGCACCGCGACATCAAGCCCGGAAACATCCTGCTCGGCGACGACGGCTCGGTGAAGATCACCGACTTCGGCATCTCCCGGGCCACCGACGACGTCACGGTCACCAAGACCGGCCTGATCGCGGGCACGCCCGCGTACCTGGCCCCCGAGGTGGCGATCGGCCGCGAGCCCTCGGCCGCCTCCGACGTGTTCTCCCTCGGCTCGACGCTCTACGCCGCCGCCGAGGGCGAGCCCCCGTTCGGGCTCTCCGAGAACACGCTGGGGCTGTTGCACGCCGTCGCGTCCGGCAAGGTGAAGGAGCCGAAGCAGTCCGGCGCGCTTACCGGCGTGCTGATGGCGCTGCTGGCCTCCGAGGTCGAGGACCGGCCCAGCGCCGGTCGCGCGCGGGACCTGCTGGCGACGGTGGCGCGGGGCGAGGAGCCCAACCTGCCGAAGCTCGCCGCGGCTGAGCCCGACGTGGCCACACGGCTGGTGGTCGCCACCGGCCCCACCGGTGAGCGCGAGCAGCCCGAGCCGACCGGCAAGTCGGCCAAGCCGCTGGTGTTCGCCAGCGCCGCGGTCACGGTCGCGCTGGCCCTGGGCGCGTGGATGGTGCTCAACAACCGCGGCGCCGCCGACCAGATCAACGACGGCCCGACCCGGCTCAACAACGTGCCGTCGTCGACGGTCACGGTGACGTCGTTCGTGGAACCGGAGCTGACCTCGGTGAAGCCGCCGGTGAAGGTGAACCCGACGCCGACGTCCACATCCGCCAAGGACTCCAGCTCGGTGACACCCACCACAACGACCACGACTGCGCCGAGCAACCCCACATCGACCTCGGATACGGTCACTCCGTCCTCGAACCCGACGACGACGACAACGACGACTTCCTCGGAACCCGTCGCGGTCACGACGACCCGCTGA
- a CDS encoding PspC domain-containing protein gives MSGESTKAHSAPSVEDTLKDFWATRPRRPRQGRKVAGVAAGIGARYGIDPVIVRVAFVVATFYGGAGVLAYLLGWLFLAEEDDEASPIEALAGHGRSSSSAAFTVALCVAMFPAFWWFFDRDFSGFIAVALIGGSLFLLHRHRSHLGAARPPATAQTSEMETGPTVVWDPINPGYEAQQQQQQPPAWDPLGAAPFAWDLPEPSLREPDPQPPAPRRRRSKVGLVTMAFVLLAVGVGVILGPDTGGWLTFQHGIGVVLGILGLGLVAGAFSGGGRGLIGLAVPLAAMGIAMTIVWPTGITAEGVGDVDDRPLTIEQVKNSYQRNLGSVNLDLRELPTSGEVKTKAKVDVGDVTVIVPETADVTVKCSAGVGSVKCLNEERNGPDSKVTTVDLGPDGKGGLVIELDAIVSGPGSVEVRRG, from the coding sequence GTGAGTGGCGAATCGACTAAAGCGCACAGCGCACCGAGCGTGGAGGACACGCTCAAAGACTTCTGGGCGACCCGCCCTCGGCGGCCTCGACAGGGCCGCAAGGTGGCGGGCGTCGCCGCGGGCATCGGCGCCCGATACGGCATCGATCCGGTCATCGTCCGGGTGGCCTTCGTGGTCGCGACCTTCTATGGCGGGGCGGGCGTGCTCGCCTACCTGCTCGGCTGGCTGTTCCTGGCCGAGGAGGACGACGAGGCCTCCCCCATCGAGGCGCTCGCGGGGCACGGCCGCAGCTCCAGTTCGGCGGCGTTCACCGTGGCGCTCTGCGTGGCGATGTTCCCGGCGTTCTGGTGGTTCTTCGACCGCGACTTCAGCGGGTTCATCGCCGTCGCGCTCATCGGCGGGTCGCTGTTCCTGCTGCACCGGCACCGGTCGCACCTGGGTGCCGCCCGGCCCCCGGCCACGGCGCAGACGTCGGAGATGGAGACGGGCCCGACCGTTGTGTGGGATCCGATCAACCCCGGTTACGAGGCACAGCAGCAGCAGCAGCAGCCGCCCGCCTGGGATCCGCTGGGCGCCGCGCCGTTCGCGTGGGACCTGCCGGAGCCGAGCCTGCGCGAGCCCGACCCGCAGCCGCCCGCGCCGCGCAGGCGGCGGTCCAAGGTCGGCTTGGTGACCATGGCGTTCGTGCTGCTCGCGGTCGGCGTCGGGGTGATCCTCGGGCCGGACACCGGTGGCTGGCTGACCTTCCAGCACGGGATCGGCGTGGTCCTGGGAATTCTCGGCCTCGGCTTGGTGGCCGGTGCGTTCAGCGGCGGCGGTCGGGGGCTGATCGGGCTGGCGGTTCCGCTGGCCGCGATGGGCATCGCGATGACCATCGTCTGGCCCACCGGGATCACCGCGGAGGGCGTCGGCGACGTGGACGACAGGCCGCTGACCATCGAGCAGGTGAAGAACAGCTACCAGCGCAACCTGGGCTCGGTGAACCTGGACCTGCGGGAGCTGCCCACGAGCGGCGAGGTGAAGACGAAGGCGAAGGTCGACGTCGGCGACGTGACGGTGATCGTGCCGGAGACGGCGGACGTCACGGTGAAGTGCTCCGCCGGAGTGGGCTCGGTGAAGTGCCTGAACGAGGAGCGCAACGGTCCGGATTCGAAGGTCACCACCGTCGATCTGGGACCTGACGGCAAGGGTGGTCTGGTCATCGAGCTCGACGCGATCGTCAGTGGACCGGGAAGCGTGGAGGTGCGTCGTGGCTGA
- a CDS encoding response regulator produces the protein MTEETQSRQPVRVFLVDDHSMFRAGVRAELDTITDDIEVVGEAGTVGEAVAGIGHLKPDVVLLDVHMPDGGGAEVLRQSRKATPDVVFLALSVSDAAEDVIAVIRAGARGYVTKTISSQELAKAVVRVADGDAVFSPRLAGFVLDAFADRPGAAPISDPELDLLTPRERDVLRLLARGYAYKEIAAELFISVKTVETHVSSVLRKTQLSNRYELSRWASDRRLV, from the coding sequence ATGACCGAAGAGACCCAGTCCCGCCAGCCCGTGCGCGTGTTCCTGGTGGACGACCACAGCATGTTCCGGGCGGGTGTGCGCGCCGAACTCGACACGATCACCGACGACATCGAGGTGGTCGGCGAGGCGGGCACGGTCGGCGAGGCCGTCGCCGGGATCGGCCACCTCAAGCCCGACGTGGTCCTGCTCGACGTGCACATGCCCGACGGCGGGGGCGCCGAGGTGCTGCGCCAGTCCCGCAAGGCCACCCCCGACGTGGTGTTCCTCGCGCTGTCGGTGTCCGACGCCGCCGAGGACGTCATCGCGGTGATCCGCGCGGGTGCCCGCGGCTACGTGACCAAGACGATCTCCAGCCAGGAACTCGCCAAGGCGGTCGTGCGGGTCGCCGACGGCGACGCGGTGTTCTCCCCGCGGCTGGCAGGCTTCGTCCTCGACGCCTTCGCCGACCGCCCGGGCGCGGCGCCGATCAGCGACCCGGAACTCGACCTGCTGACCCCGCGCGAACGCGACGTGCTGCGCCTGTTGGCCCGCGGCTACGCCTACAAGGAGATCGCCGCGGAGCTGTTCATCTCGGTGAAGACAGTGGAGACCCACGTGTCCAGCGTCCTGCGTAAGACGCAGCTGTCGAACCGCTACGAGCTGTCCCGCTGGGCGTCCGACCGAAGGCTCGTCTGA
- a CDS encoding serine/threonine-protein kinase, with the protein MTDEQVMVAGRYRLGSRIGSGAMGVVWQAHDDRLHRTVAVKQLLSQPGLSAEQAEEARQRAMREGRIAARLAHPNAITVYDVAEHDGEPWLIMEYLPSKSLATVLNEREYLAPVEAARIGSQIAAALVAAHAAGIVHRDVKPANVLLGEDGTVKITDFGISRATGDITVTATGMLAGTPAYLAPEVAKGENPTSAADVFSLGSTLYTAVEGHSPFGLSENTLALLYAVAAGKVQPPRQAGVLTALLMQLLRADPNERPTMTAARDALAAVAAGKPLPSIALANQRTDPYPKPQQQQQQPPQQQRPMGPPPTPAGGFPPGTRLDVNPFAEPHPSGPMNRAEPQRMSAMSSGPRTPPGGSGPRTPPGGGPRPQGPRTPPGGSRPAARRPEPTRKHDARSIILTVLAIIGAALIGILVASLLTNNNPPKAAPTTKPVPVTTSKVTTTKPTTTTTEPTTTTTTTTPDKPTAAQYEEALRAYYALLPDNPEAAWALLTERARAKSSGYESFKKFYEAMDKVELLSAKAEDNKIEGDVRFSKDGKGATERYTWVMTEVNGTIMIDNFARRGRSDG; encoded by the coding sequence ATGACCGACGAGCAGGTCATGGTCGCCGGGCGCTACCGGCTTGGTTCCCGCATCGGCAGCGGCGCCATGGGAGTGGTCTGGCAGGCGCACGACGACCGGCTGCACCGCACCGTCGCCGTGAAGCAACTGCTCTCCCAGCCCGGTCTGTCGGCCGAGCAGGCCGAAGAGGCGCGGCAGCGGGCGATGCGGGAGGGCCGGATCGCGGCCCGGCTCGCCCATCCGAACGCGATCACCGTCTACGACGTCGCCGAACACGACGGCGAGCCGTGGCTGATCATGGAGTACCTGCCGTCGAAGAGCCTGGCGACGGTGCTCAACGAGCGCGAGTACCTCGCCCCGGTCGAGGCCGCCCGGATCGGATCGCAGATCGCCGCGGCCCTGGTGGCCGCGCACGCGGCCGGGATCGTGCACCGCGACGTCAAGCCCGCCAACGTCCTGCTCGGCGAGGACGGCACGGTCAAGATCACCGACTTCGGCATCTCCCGGGCGACCGGCGACATCACCGTCACCGCGACCGGGATGCTCGCGGGCACCCCCGCCTACTTGGCACCGGAGGTGGCCAAGGGCGAGAACCCGACGTCGGCCGCCGACGTGTTCTCCCTGGGTTCGACGCTGTACACCGCGGTCGAGGGGCATTCGCCGTTCGGGCTGAGTGAGAACACCCTGGCGCTGCTGTACGCCGTCGCGGCGGGCAAGGTGCAGCCGCCACGGCAGGCCGGTGTGCTCACCGCGCTGCTGATGCAGCTGCTGCGCGCCGACCCGAACGAGCGGCCGACGATGACGGCGGCGCGGGACGCGCTGGCGGCGGTCGCCGCGGGCAAGCCGCTGCCGTCGATCGCCTTGGCGAACCAGCGGACCGACCCGTACCCCAAGCCGCAACAGCAACAGCAACAGCCCCCGCAGCAGCAGCGCCCAATGGGCCCGCCACCCACGCCCGCGGGCGGCTTCCCGCCCGGCACCCGGCTCGACGTCAACCCGTTCGCCGAGCCGCACCCGTCGGGGCCGATGAACCGGGCCGAGCCGCAGCGGATGTCGGCCATGTCGTCGGGTCCGCGCACTCCTCCAGGTGGTTCCGGGCCCCGCACGCCTCCGGGCGGAGGGCCGCGCCCGCAAGGTCCGCGCACGCCCCCTGGTGGGTCCCGGCCCGCCGCACGGCGGCCGGAGCCCACGCGCAAGCACGACGCCCGCTCGATCATCCTGACCGTGCTGGCGATCATCGGCGCCGCGCTGATCGGGATCCTGGTGGCCAGCCTGCTGACCAACAACAATCCGCCGAAGGCTGCCCCCACCACGAAGCCCGTCCCGGTGACGACGAGCAAGGTCACCACCACGAAGCCGACCACCACGACGACTGAGCCGACCACCACCACGACGACCACGACGCCGGACAAACCGACCGCGGCGCAGTACGAGGAGGCCCTGCGGGCCTACTACGCGCTGCTGCCCGACAACCCGGAGGCGGCGTGGGCGCTGCTCACCGAGCGCGCGCGAGCCAAGTCCAGTGGGTACGAGAGCTTCAAGAAGTTCTACGAAGCGATGGACAAGGTGGAGCTGTTATCGGCGAAAGCCGAGGACAACAAAATCGAGGGCGACGTCCGGTTCAGCAAGGACGGCAAGGGTGCGACCGAGCGGTACACGTGGGTCATGACCGAGGTCAACGGCACCATCATGATCGACAACTTCGCCCGCCGCGGTCGCTCCGACGGCTGA
- a CDS encoding DMT family transporter: MISGGRATLVRMGLLALLWGSSFLWIKLALTGLSPMQIAVTRCALGAIVVLVLCYSQRHRLPTDRTVWAHLVFAAFFGNALPFVLFAVGERTVDTGIAGVLNATTPLWALLIGIVIGSERGNLGPVRLGGLLLGFVGTLLIFAPWEKAGVASWDALAILGAAVSYAVSYAYIGRKISGRGTAPIALSAAQLVTATGLTAVAVPVGGLQPVDLNATALIAVGILGVFGTGFAFALNYRLIADVGATNATTVGYLLPVVSVLLGAVALGEQITPRVVAGMVVVLIGVGMTRWQRKPALVPVAPVPALAT; the protein is encoded by the coding sequence GTGATCAGCGGTGGCCGGGCGACGTTGGTGCGGATGGGCCTGTTGGCCCTGCTCTGGGGATCGAGCTTCCTGTGGATCAAGCTCGCGCTGACCGGCCTGTCACCCATGCAGATCGCGGTGACGCGGTGCGCCCTGGGCGCGATCGTGGTGCTCGTCCTCTGCTACTCGCAGCGGCACCGGCTGCCCACCGACCGCACGGTGTGGGCGCACCTGGTGTTCGCGGCGTTCTTCGGCAACGCGCTGCCGTTCGTGCTGTTCGCGGTCGGTGAGCGGACCGTCGACACCGGTATCGCGGGGGTGCTGAACGCGACGACCCCGCTGTGGGCGCTGCTGATCGGCATCGTCATCGGCTCCGAGCGCGGCAACCTGGGCCCGGTGCGCCTCGGCGGTCTGCTGCTCGGCTTCGTCGGGACGCTGCTGATCTTCGCGCCGTGGGAGAAGGCGGGCGTGGCCAGCTGGGACGCCCTGGCGATCCTGGGCGCGGCCGTGAGCTACGCGGTCAGCTACGCCTACATCGGCCGCAAGATCTCCGGCCGCGGCACGGCTCCGATCGCGCTGTCGGCGGCCCAACTGGTCACCGCGACCGGTCTGACCGCCGTCGCCGTGCCGGTCGGCGGACTGCAGCCGGTCGACCTCAACGCCACGGCCCTGATCGCGGTGGGCATCCTCGGGGTGTTCGGCACCGGCTTCGCGTTCGCGCTCAACTACCGGCTGATCGCCGACGTGGGCGCGACGAACGCCACCACGGTCGGCTATCTGCTGCCGGTCGTCTCCGTGCTGCTGGGCGCGGTCGCGCTCGGCGAGCAGATCACGCCGCGGGTGGTCGCGGGCATGGTCGTGGTGCTGATCGGTGTGGGAATGACGCGCTGGCAACGCAAGCCGGCGTTGGTCCCGGTCGCACCGGTTCCCGCGCTCGCGACTTAG
- a CDS encoding ATP-binding protein produces the protein MSILGVEAQILEEVDADQQRAQSNTVAVPDQVRLHRRRSGRAVAGVAGGVADHLGVDVLWVRIAFALLASLGGAGVLAYGLLWIFAPQQPDDARSISTRERQQAYGLIALGAGLTVGAGTLSGVVSGWVAGGIGVALVGAAVVWREADQSQRRRAKGALLGAGGRPALFRVLTGATLVITGIVLFLISSIGLNQVQFTLLAVLAALIGVGVLTVPWWLKLVRDLGEERRARIRTEERAEIAAHLHDSVLQTLALIQKQAEAPREVLRLARGQERQLRSWLYGPSGYGRAVDGLAHGTLSDAVARAAGEVEDTFAIKVSHVVVGDCELDERLVAVVMAAREAMVNAAKHAGVAEVSVYAEVEPETVTVFVRDRGNGFDPDTVPDDRHGLADSIRGRMERNGGEIRLRTAPGDGTEVQLNMPRAKVTT, from the coding sequence GTGAGCATTCTTGGTGTGGAAGCACAGATCCTCGAGGAGGTCGACGCGGACCAGCAGCGGGCTCAGTCGAACACGGTGGCGGTGCCGGACCAGGTCCGGCTGCATCGCCGCCGGTCCGGGCGCGCGGTCGCGGGCGTCGCGGGCGGTGTCGCCGACCACCTCGGCGTCGACGTGCTGTGGGTGCGGATCGCCTTCGCCCTGCTCGCCTCGCTCGGCGGCGCGGGCGTGCTCGCGTATGGCCTGCTCTGGATCTTCGCGCCGCAGCAGCCTGACGACGCTCGGTCCATCTCGACCAGGGAACGCCAGCAGGCCTACGGCCTGATCGCGCTCGGCGCCGGCCTCACCGTCGGCGCGGGCACGCTGTCCGGTGTCGTCAGCGGCTGGGTCGCGGGCGGCATCGGGGTCGCCCTCGTCGGCGCCGCCGTCGTCTGGCGGGAGGCCGACCAGTCGCAGCGCCGCCGGGCCAAGGGCGCCCTGCTCGGCGCCGGTGGCAGGCCCGCGCTGTTCCGGGTGCTGACCGGCGCGACCCTGGTGATCACCGGCATCGTGCTGTTCCTGATCAGCAGCATCGGCCTCAACCAGGTGCAGTTCACCCTGCTCGCGGTGCTCGCCGCCCTGATCGGCGTCGGTGTGCTGACCGTCCCGTGGTGGCTCAAGCTGGTCCGCGACCTCGGCGAGGAGCGGCGGGCCCGCATCCGCACCGAGGAGCGCGCCGAGATCGCCGCACACCTGCACGACTCCGTGCTGCAGACCCTCGCCCTGATCCAGAAGCAGGCGGAGGCCCCGCGCGAGGTCCTGCGGCTGGCCCGCGGCCAGGAGCGGCAGCTGCGCAGCTGGCTCTACGGCCCGTCCGGCTACGGCCGCGCGGTCGACGGCCTGGCCCACGGCACGCTCTCCGACGCCGTCGCGCGCGCGGCGGGCGAGGTGGAGGACACCTTCGCGATCAAGGTCAGCCATGTCGTCGTCGGCGACTGCGAACTCGACGAGCGCCTGGTGGCCGTGGTCATGGCGGCCCGGGAGGCGATGGTCAACGCGGCCAAGCACGCCGGGGTCGCCGAGGTGTCGGTCTACGCCGAGGTCGAGCCCGAGACGGTCACCGTGTTCGTCCGCGACCGGGGCAACGGGTTCGACCCGGACACCGTTCCCGATGACCGGCATGGGCTCGCCGACTCGATCAGGGGCAGGATGGAACGCAACGGTGGTGAGATCCGGCTGCGAACCGCGCCCGGGGACGGCACCGAGGTCCAGCTCAACATGCCGCGCGCGAAGGTGACCACATGA